A part of Gracilimonas sediminicola genomic DNA contains:
- a CDS encoding OmpH family outer membrane protein: MKKLSLLLVSFLIAFSSMDVAKAQEAEMKIGYVNPQAVLAKMPEMAAIQKRLQNFAEQKQQELLQKEQDFQQQVAEYEQKAGVRTQEANQREQERLAQLQQDLSTAQREAEQALQQRRQELLGPMFTQIGTAIDAVAKEKGLTYVLNTTTSSGDLIILYASDEYQSKYDITDAVMQELGVFN, encoded by the coding sequence ATGAAGAAATTAAGCTTATTACTTGTTTCCTTTTTGATTGCCTTTTCATCCATGGATGTTGCTAAGGCACAGGAAGCAGAAATGAAAATCGGTTACGTAAATCCGCAAGCTGTGCTTGCTAAAATGCCGGAAATGGCTGCGATCCAGAAAAGACTGCAAAATTTTGCAGAGCAGAAGCAGCAGGAGTTGCTTCAGAAAGAGCAGGATTTTCAACAGCAGGTTGCTGAGTATGAGCAAAAAGCCGGTGTAAGAACGCAAGAAGCTAACCAAAGAGAACAAGAGCGTCTGGCTCAGCTGCAACAGGATTTAAGCACAGCTCAGCGTGAAGCGGAGCAAGCACTTCAGCAGCGCCGTCAGGAACTGTTAGGCCCTATGTTTACACAAATTGGTACAGCCATTGATGCGGTAGCAAAAGAAAAAGGCCTGACTTATGTATTGAATACAACCACCTCAAGCGGTGACCTGATTATTCTTTATGCTTCTGATGAATACCAGTCTAAATATGATATTACCGATGCGGTAATGCAGGAACTGGGTGTATTCAACTAA
- a CDS encoding LysM peptidoglycan-binding domain-containing protein has product MLKKLRKTAIAITCCMFIAPGISAQDTTATLDLKEMPLRLLDYKSPMQGLQEGDGITQQPAMQELDNFQKDIMSRISDIYRIHIKAMEAQVGNDPLEAEAQINDAVAATQGLLDDYPEIRGDRRFTELYRSVISEYRQFYGITEVANEPEGEIFAIQEELFSEDDSWMNEDYDFPEDLPLNKTDVPLIQNDKVNRHLVYYTLRRPEVMETWLQRAVKYQPMMRKIFREEGVPEELTYLAFIESGLNPSARSWAAAVGMWQFIRATGSVYGLEANWWIDERRDPEKATRAAARHLRDLYNIWGDWHLAMANYNISPRGLKRAINRAGGVEDYWAAYPYLPRETRGYVPGFIATTLIGMNPEEFGFQKSYPGEPYSYKVVEVDGLMELADLAAAAGITTEELKEYNPELLRWATPPGGKYPLKLPVETDREEFLAEYNEIPKESRSQNITMHTVQRGESLGIIARKYGTTVAGLYGSNENLSSTIYPGQKIVVPLPQGSATQISANKPTNQQRSVTTRRSSSSQVSAPANSTAVTYKVKTGDTVGHIAEWYDVRAWNIRTWNGIGNTIRVGQSLTIHVPNSRKSHYEKVNEMSYAEKQAIERKQRRGEDIFIASATSTDSDNYTTYTVKQNDTLSEIAESFGVGLSQLRSLNNISGNRIYVGQTLRISAN; this is encoded by the coding sequence ATGCTTAAGAAGTTACGAAAAACGGCTATTGCCATAACCTGTTGTATGTTTATTGCTCCCGGCATTTCTGCCCAGGACACCACTGCAACACTCGATTTAAAAGAAATGCCCCTGCGGCTTTTGGATTATAAAAGCCCTATGCAAGGTTTGCAGGAAGGTGATGGAATAACCCAGCAACCAGCCATGCAGGAACTGGACAACTTCCAGAAAGATATCATGAGTCGCATTTCGGATATCTATCGCATACACATTAAAGCGATGGAAGCACAGGTCGGCAACGATCCTCTGGAAGCAGAAGCTCAGATAAATGATGCCGTAGCTGCCACTCAGGGGCTGTTGGATGATTATCCTGAAATCCGGGGCGACCGGCGATTTACCGAACTGTACCGGTCCGTAATTTCAGAATACCGGCAGTTTTATGGTATCACGGAAGTTGCTAATGAGCCTGAAGGAGAGATTTTTGCTATTCAGGAAGAACTGTTTTCCGAAGATGACAGCTGGATGAACGAAGATTATGACTTCCCGGAAGACCTTCCACTGAATAAAACGGATGTTCCGCTTATTCAGAATGACAAAGTTAACCGACACCTTGTTTATTACACGCTTCGCAGGCCCGAAGTAATGGAAACGTGGTTACAACGAGCGGTTAAGTACCAGCCCATGATGCGCAAGATTTTCAGAGAAGAGGGCGTACCCGAAGAACTCACATATCTGGCTTTTATTGAAAGTGGGTTGAACCCAAGTGCACGAAGTTGGGCTGCTGCTGTCGGAATGTGGCAGTTTATCCGGGCAACCGGCTCCGTTTATGGACTGGAAGCAAACTGGTGGATTGATGAGCGTCGCGATCCCGAAAAAGCAACACGTGCAGCAGCACGTCACTTAAGAGACTTGTACAATATTTGGGGTGACTGGCACCTTGCAATGGCGAACTACAATATTAGTCCGCGCGGGCTGAAACGAGCCATCAACAGAGCGGGTGGAGTTGAAGATTACTGGGCAGCTTATCCATATCTGCCAAGAGAAACCCGCGGGTATGTTCCCGGCTTTATTGCCACAACCCTAATTGGGATGAACCCGGAAGAATTTGGATTCCAGAAAAGCTATCCCGGTGAGCCCTATTCCTACAAAGTAGTAGAAGTTGATGGGTTAATGGAATTAGCCGATTTAGCAGCTGCCGCAGGTATCACCACTGAAGAACTGAAAGAATACAATCCTGAACTGCTTCGCTGGGCAACCCCTCCGGGAGGGAAGTATCCACTGAAACTGCCTGTTGAAACGGACAGGGAAGAATTTCTGGCTGAGTACAATGAGATTCCTAAAGAAAGCCGAAGCCAGAACATAACCATGCACACGGTTCAAAGAGGAGAGTCACTGGGAATCATTGCCCGTAAATATGGAACTACTGTAGCCGGTTTGTATGGCTCCAATGAAAACCTCTCCAGTACTATCTATCCGGGGCAGAAAATTGTAGTGCCTCTTCCTCAGGGAAGTGCTACACAGATTTCGGCCAACAAACCCACAAACCAGCAGCGAAGTGTGACTACCAGACGGTCGTCCTCATCTCAGGTTAGCGCCCCTGCAAATTCAACAGCCGTGACCTATAAAGTGAAAACAGGTGATACGGTTGGGCATATTGCTGAGTGGTATGATGTGAGAGCGTGGAATATCCGTACATGGAATGGAATTGGGAATACCATCCGGGTGGGGCAGTCGCTTACCATTCATGTGCCTAACAGCCGGAAGAGCCATTATGAAAAAGTAAACGAAATGAGCTACGCCGAGAAGCAGGCTATTGAACGCAAGCAGCGCCGTGGAGAAGACATTTTTATCGCATCCGCAACATCCACCGATAGCGATAATTATACCACCTATACCGTTAAGCAAAACGACACCCTTAGCGAAATAGCAGAAAGCTTTGGCGTTGGCTTAAGTCAATTGAGAAGCCTGAATAATATCTCTGGAAACAGGATTTATGTAGGCCAGACTCTTAGAATTTCTGCCAACTGA
- a CDS encoding OmpH family outer membrane protein encodes MSKRITAIILFLSVFALQDAMAQVKIGYTNPARVLSQLPEVEEVDEQINTLIDQRDEELAAKATDLQQIFSNYESSMANLSQQERAVKEQELMEMNQEFEQDRETMMNEIRQKRNELMAPIIEKMNAAMEEVAQEMDLDLVLNEGTSYGDAIIFFAENEGLDITDKIIAKLK; translated from the coding sequence ATGAGTAAAAGAATTACCGCAATTATCCTTTTCCTGAGCGTTTTTGCGCTCCAGGATGCTATGGCACAGGTGAAAATCGGTTACACCAATCCCGCCCGTGTACTTAGCCAACTTCCTGAAGTAGAAGAGGTTGACGAACAAATTAATACCCTGATTGATCAAAGAGATGAGGAACTGGCTGCAAAAGCCACCGATCTACAACAAATTTTCTCTAACTATGAGTCTTCTATGGCCAATCTTTCTCAGCAGGAAAGAGCGGTTAAAGAGCAGGAGCTGATGGAAATGAACCAGGAGTTTGAGCAGGATCGAGAGACCATGATGAATGAAATTCGTCAAAAGCGAAATGAATTAATGGCCCCCATCATCGAAAAGATGAATGCAGCAATGGAAGAAGTTGCGCAGGAGATGGACCTTGATCTGGTATTGAATGAAGGTACTTCCTACGGAGACGCCATTATCTTTTTCGCAGAAAATGAAGGGCTCGACATCACCGACAAAATTATAGCAAAATTAAAATAA
- a CDS encoding OmpH family outer membrane protein, with translation MRLYKYLFIAALVSGLSQSIWAQEQKIGFYESDYILQQIPEYEGIQQQLDLLSTQWKEQVEEMENEIQQLQEDYEAKEILYTDEIRNQKKQEIAQKKKQKEQYLAQKFGPEGEYFSRQRELLEPIQRQVFTAVRAVAQQQSFDFVFDRSGDIYMVYANNEYNLNDDILLELGIEVEEQ, from the coding sequence ATGCGATTGTATAAGTATTTATTTATTGCTGCTCTGGTTTCGGGACTATCTCAGTCTATATGGGCGCAGGAGCAAAAAATTGGATTTTATGAGTCCGATTACATCCTTCAGCAAATACCGGAGTATGAAGGAATTCAGCAGCAGCTGGATTTACTGAGCACCCAGTGGAAGGAGCAGGTAGAAGAGATGGAGAATGAGATTCAGCAGCTTCAGGAAGACTATGAAGCCAAAGAAATACTATATACCGATGAAATTCGTAATCAAAAAAAGCAGGAAATAGCTCAAAAGAAGAAACAAAAAGAGCAATACCTTGCCCAGAAATTTGGACCGGAGGGAGAGTATTTTTCCCGGCAGCGTGAATTGTTAGAGCCTATACAACGCCAGGTTTTTACAGCAGTACGAGCAGTGGCTCAGCAGCAGAGTTTTGATTTTGTGTTCGACCGTTCAGGCGACATCTATATGGTGTATGCCAATAATGAATACAATTTAAATGATGATATTTTGTTGGAACTGGGAATCGAGGTAGAAGAACAGTAA
- a CDS encoding PHP domain-containing protein: MPLKADLHIHTTCSDGRLLPEEAVQVAKDKNLASLAITDHDTCQGYFKAVDKANELDIELIPGVEITSVLGGKEVHILAYYFDPDTNYLEEFLKEQKKARKNRIKGIIKTVKKSGIDVEYDEVWAEANGANIGRPHLARVLTQKGYVSSPKEAFIRYLSNQKLGSIESTYPDYREVIEIIKNVGGASVVAHPGRFYSTDEMQAFVDAGIDGVECIHPSHNFKLQKKYTEFCEEHGLLMTGGSDTHEGVDTGYTNLGVVTIAYKHIEKMKKMTEQRKNITEIKS, encoded by the coding sequence ATGCCTCTCAAAGCAGATTTACATATCCATACCACCTGCTCTGATGGCCGTTTATTACCTGAAGAAGCCGTGCAAGTGGCCAAGGATAAAAATCTGGCAAGCCTGGCGATAACGGATCACGATACCTGTCAGGGGTATTTCAAAGCTGTTGATAAAGCAAATGAGTTGGATATTGAGCTCATTCCCGGTGTGGAGATTACATCCGTACTGGGAGGAAAAGAAGTTCACATACTTGCCTACTATTTTGATCCCGATACCAATTATCTGGAAGAATTTCTGAAAGAGCAGAAAAAAGCTCGTAAAAATCGGATTAAAGGGATTATCAAAACGGTGAAGAAGTCGGGAATTGATGTTGAGTATGATGAGGTTTGGGCAGAAGCAAACGGAGCGAATATCGGCCGGCCACACCTGGCCCGGGTGCTTACCCAGAAAGGATATGTAAGCAGCCCTAAAGAGGCTTTTATTAGGTACCTGAGCAATCAAAAGCTGGGCTCTATTGAAAGCACTTATCCTGATTACCGGGAAGTGATTGAGATCATCAAAAATGTGGGCGGAGCCAGTGTGGTTGCTCATCCCGGCAGGTTTTATTCTACTGATGAAATGCAGGCCTTTGTAGATGCAGGCATTGACGGTGTTGAGTGTATTCACCCAAGCCATAATTTCAAGCTGCAGAAAAAGTACACCGAATTTTGTGAGGAGCACGGATTATTGATGACCGGAGGCAGTGATACCCATGAAGGTGTTGATACCGGATATACCAATTTGGGTGTGGTTACGATTGCCTACAAGCATATTGAGAAAATGAAGAAAATGACGGAACAACGAAAAAACATTACGGAAATTAAGAGTTAG
- the bamA gene encoding outer membrane protein assembly factor BamA, protein MKRLLFATLLTFGFTSHLLQAQDIELTDPTTLTPAEYQIMEVTVEGNKNTREQFIKNASTLVEGSSITYPGGDKLTRAISRLYRSGLFSDIKIFVTDRTSTGISFLIKVEEQARILEYKLKGIKRSERRDLEDLLVLTPGTVITESAIGQAKNTIRRFYEDKGYWYTEIETSTKEVEGVEDRVRLIFDIKPGERLEVKDIVFKGADEFKDRKLRRQIKPLKEDAWWKIFGKKVFKEEEFEEGKESVLTFYRENGFTDARILKDSVYTYEHDGLFKDKTGLKVVVTIEEGPQYKVRDITWDGNTVYSNETLTQVLGFEKGDIFNQNKFEENYSFGESSVSSLYQNNGYLFFQAVPNVTKVAEDSLDIHFDIYEDEIANIRHVSFSGNTRTHDDVVRRTLRTTPGNRYSRDAVIRTIRELGTLGFFDPQNIQPDILPNREDKTVDINYRLDDSQSTSNFEFSGGYGGPSIGVILSARVNFNNFSLKRAFEDGGWTPIPSGDGQKLSLGVQVTGTGYQSYSFGFQEPWFKGKPTSVGVNVSYNLLNYRGSTERNELFSSSVSMGKRLKWPDDYFSTQSIIGYQLYNIEGNSSFLADGTSSLLTFEQVLERNSVDNPISPMTGSKFTLSFEAAPPLPGFSEYYKLTSAYQHHVPIVEKLVLTSQVQYGYIGYFTDDKRSELNKFLVGGTQLQQRQSFLYDNIDLRGYPGGTTTSISPIVDGQKVAGTMYSKYSLEMRYPAVSNEQVQIIPYVFTDAGNSYLDFNDFDPFRVKRSAGLGVRLYLPVLGLVDLSYGYRLDGVTVPNSADVQPGNWEFLFNIGAPF, encoded by the coding sequence TTGAAAAGATTACTTTTTGCAACCTTATTGACGTTCGGCTTCACTTCTCATCTTTTACAGGCTCAGGATATTGAATTAACCGACCCCACTACACTCACCCCGGCCGAATATCAAATTATGGAGGTAACGGTTGAAGGGAATAAAAACACCCGCGAGCAATTCATCAAAAATGCGAGTACGCTGGTTGAGGGAAGTTCCATTACCTACCCGGGTGGCGATAAACTGACAAGAGCCATCAGCCGACTCTACCGGTCAGGACTCTTTTCAGATATCAAGATTTTTGTTACAGATCGAACTTCTACCGGAATCAGTTTTCTTATTAAAGTAGAGGAGCAGGCACGCATCCTGGAGTATAAGTTGAAGGGCATTAAGCGTTCAGAGCGACGTGATTTGGAAGATTTACTGGTCTTAACCCCCGGAACGGTAATTACTGAATCCGCTATTGGTCAAGCCAAGAACACGATCCGACGTTTTTACGAAGATAAAGGATACTGGTACACCGAAATTGAAACCAGCACAAAAGAAGTGGAAGGGGTGGAAGACCGTGTTCGACTCATTTTTGACATCAAGCCGGGAGAACGATTAGAGGTTAAGGACATTGTTTTTAAAGGTGCTGATGAGTTCAAAGACCGAAAGCTGCGTCGTCAAATAAAGCCACTTAAGGAAGATGCCTGGTGGAAAATTTTTGGCAAAAAGGTATTTAAAGAAGAAGAATTTGAAGAGGGTAAGGAAAGTGTGTTAACCTTCTACCGTGAAAATGGATTCACCGATGCCCGAATTTTAAAAGATTCGGTGTACACGTACGAGCATGACGGATTGTTCAAAGATAAAACCGGACTCAAGGTAGTGGTGACTATTGAAGAAGGCCCGCAATATAAAGTCCGTGATATCACCTGGGACGGAAATACGGTTTACTCCAATGAAACGCTTACACAGGTACTGGGTTTTGAGAAAGGGGACATTTTCAACCAGAACAAATTTGAAGAAAATTACAGCTTTGGCGAAAGCAGCGTAAGCAGTCTTTATCAGAACAATGGATATTTATTTTTTCAGGCAGTTCCAAATGTAACGAAGGTTGCTGAAGACTCTCTCGATATCCACTTTGATATTTATGAGGATGAAATTGCCAATATTCGCCACGTCAGTTTCTCCGGAAATACACGAACTCACGATGACGTAGTACGCCGTACGTTGAGAACCACTCCCGGAAATCGCTATAGCAGAGATGCCGTTATCCGAACCATTCGAGAACTCGGAACCCTTGGCTTTTTTGATCCGCAAAACATTCAACCCGATATTCTGCCGAACCGCGAAGATAAAACCGTTGACATCAATTATCGCTTAGATGACAGCCAGAGTACCAGTAACTTTGAGTTTTCCGGTGGTTACGGTGGCCCGAGTATTGGTGTGATTCTCTCTGCCCGGGTTAACTTCAATAACTTCTCATTAAAACGTGCTTTTGAAGATGGCGGCTGGACTCCAATCCCTTCCGGTGATGGACAAAAATTATCGTTGGGTGTTCAGGTTACCGGAACCGGTTATCAGAGCTACAGCTTCGGTTTCCAGGAGCCGTGGTTCAAAGGTAAACCAACTTCAGTAGGGGTGAATGTATCCTACAACTTGCTGAACTACAGAGGTTCCACCGAAAGAAATGAGCTGTTTTCAAGCTCCGTATCTATGGGTAAACGTTTGAAGTGGCCGGATGATTATTTCTCTACACAGTCAATTATCGGCTATCAGTTATATAATATTGAAGGGAACTCTTCTTTCCTCGCTGACGGAACTTCCAGCCTGTTAACTTTTGAGCAGGTGCTGGAAAGAAACTCTGTTGATAACCCTATTTCACCGATGACGGGTTCTAAATTTACGCTTTCGTTTGAAGCGGCTCCTCCACTGCCGGGATTCTCCGAGTATTATAAATTGACATCGGCCTATCAGCATCACGTCCCAATTGTTGAAAAGCTGGTGTTAACCAGTCAGGTGCAATACGGATACATCGGATACTTTACCGATGACAAGCGAAGTGAGCTGAATAAGTTTTTAGTGGGCGGTACGCAGTTACAACAACGTCAAAGCTTTTTGTATGATAACATTGATCTGCGTGGTTACCCCGGTGGTACCACAACCAGTATTTCACCCATTGTAGATGGCCAGAAAGTGGCAGGAACCATGTATAGCAAATACTCTCTGGAAATGAGATATCCGGCCGTTTCCAACGAACAGGTTCAGATTATTCCTTACGTTTTCACCGACGCAGGTAATTCATATCTTGACTTCAATGATTTCGATCCCTTCCGTGTAAAAAGATCGGCCGGTTTGGGAGTTCGATTATACCTTCCCGTGCTGGGCTTGGTTGACCTGAGTTACGGTTACCGACTTGATGGCGTGACGGTTCCAAACAGTGCTGACGTACAGCCGGGGAACTGGGAATTCTTATTTAACATAGGAGCACCGTTCTAA
- a CDS encoding S41 family peptidase, with translation MTRKGKYKATLATALIILASAGIAAQQTDIYFLIKKNFSIFSNAYENVALEYVDEVDPEILMRNGIDAMLETLDPYTVMFNESQNEQAEIMSRGNYAGIGIEAGYRDGEVVVIAPTEGGPAEQVGIRAGDVIVAVDGVSTEGLQPEEVNALTSGEVGSDVTISIERFGLDQTLDFTLTRQRIEVSNISYSGLIGDEENTGYVRLTQFGSNSAEEVRQAMITLTESTELNGLVIDLRDNPGGILQEAVGIIDKFIEPGITVVDIRGRVAEYNQTFATREPVMFDKPVVVLMNEGSASASEVVAGALQDLDRALIVGEQSFGKGLVQVVKPLPYNTSLKITVSRYYIPSGRSIQSIQYTHQGRNSAVMNQDSSKREFKTRNGRTVYEGRGIEPDVESGKGDLSILEVALLQKGMYFDFATEYEATHDSFDYDALPDDGFEEFRNYLTENGFDFTTDSEKLLNELSAQLAGVEGAENQLNGLRTAISQEKENQFTEDEAEIRRNLYLELVSRYEGQTGRVEAGLKSDPDVLKALEFIANETEMNKLLSGE, from the coding sequence ATGACCAGGAAAGGGAAATATAAAGCAACCTTAGCCACAGCACTGATTATACTTGCTTCGGCGGGGATTGCTGCACAGCAGACAGACATCTATTTCCTGATCAAAAAGAACTTTAGCATTTTCAGTAATGCCTATGAAAATGTGGCCCTGGAGTATGTGGATGAGGTAGATCCCGAGATTCTTATGCGAAATGGTATTGATGCCATGCTCGAAACATTGGACCCCTACACCGTCATGTTCAATGAATCCCAAAACGAGCAGGCTGAAATCATGTCGCGAGGCAATTATGCAGGCATCGGTATTGAAGCCGGTTATCGTGATGGGGAAGTGGTTGTGATTGCACCTACGGAAGGCGGACCGGCCGAACAAGTTGGCATCAGGGCCGGAGATGTGATTGTTGCCGTTGATGGAGTTTCAACCGAAGGACTTCAACCCGAAGAAGTAAATGCGCTGACAAGCGGAGAGGTCGGTTCAGATGTTACCATTTCCATAGAACGTTTTGGACTTGATCAAACGCTGGATTTCACCCTTACCCGCCAGCGCATTGAGGTAAGCAATATTTCTTATTCTGGTTTGATAGGGGACGAAGAAAACACCGGGTATGTGAGACTCACTCAGTTTGGCAGTAACTCTGCTGAGGAAGTCAGACAGGCCATGATTACCTTAACGGAAAGCACGGAGCTGAATGGTTTGGTGATCGACTTGCGCGACAATCCCGGTGGCATTTTACAGGAAGCTGTAGGTATTATCGACAAGTTTATTGAGCCCGGCATTACCGTGGTGGATATACGCGGACGTGTAGCTGAGTATAATCAGACCTTTGCAACACGAGAGCCTGTTATGTTCGACAAACCGGTGGTAGTTCTGATGAATGAAGGAAGTGCCAGTGCATCAGAAGTAGTTGCCGGCGCTCTTCAGGATTTGGACAGGGCATTGATAGTCGGAGAACAGAGTTTTGGAAAAGGATTGGTGCAGGTGGTTAAGCCATTGCCGTATAACACATCCCTGAAGATCACTGTTTCGCGTTATTACATTCCAAGTGGCAGAAGTATTCAGTCTATTCAGTACACGCATCAGGGGCGAAATTCTGCGGTTATGAATCAGGACTCATCCAAAAGAGAATTCAAGACCCGCAACGGCAGAACGGTGTATGAAGGAAGAGGCATTGAGCCCGATGTGGAATCTGGAAAAGGCGACCTGAGTATTCTGGAGGTAGCCTTGCTCCAAAAAGGAATGTATTTCGATTTTGCCACAGAATATGAAGCCACGCATGATTCCTTTGACTATGATGCATTACCTGATGATGGTTTTGAGGAATTCAGAAATTATCTTACCGAGAATGGCTTTGATTTCACCACTGATTCCGAGAAACTACTAAACGAATTGTCTGCACAGCTTGCGGGAGTGGAAGGAGCCGAAAATCAATTAAACGGACTGAGAACGGCTATTTCCCAAGAAAAGGAGAATCAGTTTACAGAAGATGAAGCCGAAATTCGCAGAAACCTATATCTTGAGTTAGTTTCCCGATATGAGGGACAAACCGGAAGGGTGGAGGCCGGGCTTAAATCCGACCCGGACGTACTCAAAGCACTTGAGTTTATTGCCAACGAAACGGAAATGAATAAGCTGCTTTCAGGGGAATAA
- a CDS encoding isoprenyl transferase: MKELTLTNTVQTEDDKKNQEILKNSGEIPLHIAIIMDGNGRWAKSKGSIRLHGHKVGVDSVRDITESCAQLGVKYLTLYAFSTENWGRPSAEVQGLMRLLVSSLRKEAENLNKNDIRLATIGQMDRFPKNCQNELQEAIELTKDNKLLELCLALSYSGRWDITEAVKKIAHHVKEGRLDPDLINDQMISDHLSTADVPDPDLIIRTSGEYRISNFLLWQLAYSELYITETYWPDFRRDELYEAIRSYQQRDRRFGKIPSSKDENSYSSRLVNKKS, translated from the coding sequence TTGAAAGAGCTTACTTTAACAAACACCGTACAGACTGAAGACGATAAGAAGAATCAGGAAATCCTGAAGAATTCAGGCGAGATTCCTCTTCATATTGCCATAATTATGGATGGCAACGGTCGGTGGGCTAAGAGTAAGGGAAGTATCAGGCTGCATGGCCACAAAGTTGGAGTTGATTCGGTTCGGGACATAACAGAATCGTGTGCTCAGCTGGGTGTTAAATATTTAACCCTGTATGCTTTTTCAACAGAAAACTGGGGACGTCCATCCGCAGAGGTACAGGGCTTGATGAGATTGCTGGTTTCCTCGCTCCGTAAAGAGGCTGAAAACCTGAATAAAAACGATATCAGGCTGGCAACCATTGGCCAGATGGACCGCTTTCCAAAAAATTGCCAGAATGAGCTTCAGGAGGCTATTGAGCTCACCAAAGATAATAAGCTGCTGGAATTGTGCCTGGCACTGAGTTACTCCGGACGATGGGATATCACCGAGGCAGTTAAGAAAATAGCCCATCATGTAAAGGAAGGACGTTTAGACCCCGACCTTATCAACGATCAAATGATAAGTGATCACCTTTCGACTGCAGATGTTCCCGATCCGGATTTAATAATCCGTACCAGTGGGGAGTATCGCATCAGTAACTTTTTATTATGGCAGCTGGCATACTCCGAACTCTACATTACGGAAACCTACTGGCCGGATTTCAGAAGAGATGAATTATACGAAGCCATTCGTTCCTATCAGCAAAGAGACCGAAGGTTTGGAAAAATTCCATCATCCAAAGACGAAAACTCATATTCATCTCGTTTAGTTAACAAAAAATCATAA
- the ribH gene encoding 6,7-dimethyl-8-ribityllumazine synthase, with protein sequence MAAELIEGDTNPGKVKIGIVVSKWNSMITDKMLDGALKALKGNGIEEADITVVKCPGSYEIPLTVQKVLENRDVAGVIALGVVIRGGTPHFDYVCDAVNRGITDLILKHNKPVAFGVLTTDDVKQAMERAGEKGNKGGEAALALLEMISMEQKLTS encoded by the coding sequence ATGGCAGCAGAGTTAATAGAAGGAGACACAAATCCCGGAAAAGTGAAAATTGGCATCGTGGTATCAAAGTGGAATTCCATGATTACCGATAAGATGCTGGACGGGGCTTTAAAAGCGCTTAAAGGTAATGGGATAGAGGAAGCGGACATCACGGTAGTAAAATGTCCCGGCTCCTATGAAATACCGTTAACCGTGCAAAAGGTGCTGGAGAACCGAGACGTAGCTGGTGTGATTGCCCTTGGAGTTGTGATAAGAGGAGGAACACCGCATTTTGACTACGTTTGTGATGCTGTAAACCGAGGTATCACCGATTTAATTTTAAAACATAATAAACCCGTGGCGTTTGGAGTTTTAACTACCGATGATGTTAAACAGGCAATGGAAAGAGCCGGTGAGAAAGGGAACAAAGGCGGAGAAGCCGCTCTGGCCCTTTTAGAGATGATATCAATGGAACAAAAACTAACTTCCTGA